Genomic segment of Corynebacterium urealyticum DSM 7109:
AAGTCGATGCCGTACTCCTTGGAGAGGTAGCCAAATGCATCGTGGCTGGTGAACAGGACCGGGTCCTTCACCGTCGCGAAGGACTCGCGTGTCCACTCGTCCAGGTCGTCGAGCTTATCCTGGTAGCTCTTCACACCCTCGGAGATCGCCTTCTTCATCGCTTCGTCGCCGCGCTCATCGGCAATCTTCTCCAGCGCGTAGCCGATGTTCGCCACCTGGACCTTCGCGTTCTTCGGGGAGGTCCAGACGTGCGGGTCGTAGGTGAACTCCGCCTCCTCGCCTGGTTCCTCCGGTGGGAACGGCCAGGGCGCGACGTCCACCTGCTCGATCCCGCGGTCGATCTTGTAGTCACCGTTGGCAGCGTCCTCGATCTGCTTCGGCTTTTCCTTCACGTCGGAAGCGGTGAGCACGCCGGTGGTGACCAGCATGTTGCCCTTGAAGCCGGAGGATTCGATCGCGTTGGAGAGGAAGTGCTCCAAGTCAACGCCGTTGACGAGCAGGAGTTCCGCTTCCGAGGTCGCCTTGAGCTGCTCATGGGTCATCTCAAGCTCGTGAGCGCTCGCATTGGGCGCCAGCAGGCAGGTGAGATCAACCTCGGAGAGGTCCATCTGCTTGACGTAATCGCAAATCTGGGTGGTAGACGCGACGACCTTGATCTGGTCATCGCTGCCGGACGGCTCGCCCTCGCTGCTGCAGGCCACCAGGCTGGCGCCAGCAATCGTGAGCCCGATGGCTGCGGTCAGCGCACGAGCGAATGGGCGGCGGGGGCGCGCGGCTGGGCGTTCGGCGGAGGATGGTGAAGCTGGGGACATGGGTATGAGTTCCTTCTCGACGAGGTTTCGGCTCCCTGTCATCAGGCAGCCACAATTAAGTAAGGCAACCCTAAGTCGATCGCAAAGAGTTAGTCAAACCCCCAGTATAATGGCACTGTTTTCCATTAATACTATCTCCGCTGCTGCGCCCACTCCACCGTTCCGAACCCCAAGCGACAGACTCCGCCCTCGCAGGGGGTATCGCAGCTTCGCCCCTCCTACCGCTACATTTGCACGACCATCTTCCCGGTATTGCCGCCGGTGAACAGCTCCAGGAAAGCCCCAGGCATAGCCTCAATGCCATGACGGGTCGTGACGTCGTACCGAACCTCTCCGCTGGCGATCAGTGGCGCCATCCGCTCCCGGAACTCCCCTGCTACGTCGAGGTACTGCCCCAGCACAAAGCCACGCAGGGTGAGACACTTGCCGATCGCCAACGCAAGGTTTCGCGGCGCGGTCGGCGGCTGTGTGTCGTTGTATTGGGCAATCGCACCACACATCGCAACACGGCCGAAGGTATTCATGCGAGCAATGGCTGCCTCCAGGTGATCGCCGCCGACGTTATCGAAGTAGACGTCGATCCCCTCGGGCGCGGCCTGGCGCAGCTGCCCCGCGAGGTCGCCCTCCCGGTAGTTGATGGCCGCGTCGAAGCCGAGCTCCTTGAGTCGGGCAACCTTTTCCTCGCTGCCTGCCGATCCGATCACGCGGGAAGCGCCCAGGTGGCGGGCGAACTGCCCCACCGCAGACCCCACGGCACCGGCCGCACCGGAGACGAAAACCACGTCCCCTTCCTTGATCTCCGCGATGCGGGTCAGCCCCACGTAGGCGGTCAGTCCGGTGAGGCCAAGGATGCCGAGATAGGCCGCCGCTGGGGCGACATTCAGATCGACTGGCTTAGCCTGCCCCTCATCGACGATGGCGATATCCTGCCAGCCCAGCGGATGGGAAACGGTATCGCCGACCTGGAATTTCTCCGACCGGGATTCGCGAACCACACCCACTGCCCCGCCGGTCATCGGCTTGTTGAGATCGAAGGGCGGGATGTACGACTTGACGTCGTTCATCCGGCCGCGCATGTACGGATCGACCGTGTTGACGGTGTTCTCGACGAGGATCTGTCCCTCAGCTAGGTCTGGGAGCTCGACCTGCTCGAGGCGGAAGTTCTCCATCGTCGGGGTTCCTGTCGGTCGGGAAGCGAGAACCCATTGTTTCGCGGTAACCATGGCACGTTGTCCTCTCTGTTGATTTTCGTGACGCCCACGGTACTCGCCCGAGAGATTTCACCGCTGCCTCTAAAACCATCTCCTTTCGGTATTGCCCCCACACATAAACGAGCGCTAAGGTTAGCCTTAGTAAAGATCACTTAGGGTTGACTAAGTCGCTAGGCCATCTCATGGATGATCAGCGACGAACAGCCCCCACGCTTCCCGAGCAGAACTGAGACCACCTACCCATGAAGCTCCTCCCCATCGCCAGAAAGCCCCGCGCAGCAGCATGCCAGGACAGCCCTTGCGGATCTGGCTCCTGCCTACGCGGCGACCAGGTACCCGCCGACACCTGCGCGCTCCTGCCCGAGTGCTGCCTACAGCGTGTCATCGCTCAGCAACCCGCGCTCGCTACTCGCTTACTCGAACTGGGATTCCGCCCGGGCACGAAAATCCGGGTGGGTGGCACGGTGGCTGGTGGTGCCCGCGTGGTCACCATCGGCAATGCCCACTACGCAGTGGATCATCACACCCTGCGCCAGCTGGACGTCGTCATCACTGCGGCATAAAGGATCGAAAAGAGAATGACGAAGGATCACAGCACCCCGGTGAGCTGCCACGGCGCCCCAGCAATGGCGGTAGCTGCTGCAGGTTCGCCGGTCATCACGCTAGTGGGCGCCCCCAACTCCGGTAAGTCCACCCTCTTCAACGCGCTGACCGGCGCGAAAGTGCAGACCGGAAACTGGCCCGGCACCTCCGTGGAGATCAGCCGGGGCCTCTGGCACATCGGTGACACCCCCATCGACCTGATCGACTTGCCCGGCGCGTACTCCCTGGACCCTCTGAGCCCGGACGAGGCCTTCACCCGTGAGATGTTGGTGGACTGCCCGGCCGATGAACGCCC
This window contains:
- a CDS encoding ferrous iron transport protein A, which translates into the protein MKLLPIARKPRAAACQDSPCGSGSCLRGDQVPADTCALLPECCLQRVIAQQPALATRLLELGFRPGTKIRVGGTVAGGARVVTIGNAHYAVDHHTLRQLDVVITAA
- a CDS encoding metal ABC transporter substrate-binding protein, with amino-acid sequence MSPASPSSAERPAARPRRPFARALTAAIGLTIAGASLVACSSEGEPSGSDDQIKVVASTTQICDYVKQMDLSEVDLTCLLAPNASAHELEMTHEQLKATSEAELLLVNGVDLEHFLSNAIESSGFKGNMLVTTGVLTASDVKEKPKQIEDAANGDYKIDRGIEQVDVAPWPFPPEEPGEEAEFTYDPHVWTSPKNAKVQVANIGYALEKIADERGDEAMKKAISEGVKSYQDKLDDLDEWTRESFATVKDPVLFTSHDAFGYLSKEYGIDFIGAALSDFSDQQDATADHIRKAAETVRKSGATALFAENSNNSKSIEAIAKAAGVKAVVGDDALYGDSLGPAGSAGETYISSIIHNVTTLVEAWDGKLADLPESLK
- a CDS encoding NADP-dependent oxidoreductase, which encodes MVTAKQWVLASRPTGTPTMENFRLEQVELPDLAEGQILVENTVNTVDPYMRGRMNDVKSYIPPFDLNKPMTGGAVGVVRESRSEKFQVGDTVSHPLGWQDIAIVDEGQAKPVDLNVAPAAAYLGILGLTGLTAYVGLTRIAEIKEGDVVFVSGAAGAVGSAVGQFARHLGASRVIGSAGSEEKVARLKELGFDAAINYREGDLAGQLRQAAPEGIDVYFDNVGGDHLEAAIARMNTFGRVAMCGAIAQYNDTQPPTAPRNLALAIGKCLTLRGFVLGQYLDVAGEFRERMAPLIASGEVRYDVTTRHGIEAMPGAFLELFTGGNTGKMVVQM